Proteins from a genomic interval of Deinococcus ruber:
- a CDS encoding transglutaminase family protein has translation MRAEIKHVTEYRYQEPVWDSFNEVRLHPQRDERQNVLAFNIHVTPDVPVTSHRDYFGNLIHHVHVHERHTLLRIEAHTLVVTYRSRVPAPTSVQSLDPFRRELTEYLIASPRIPEAHWADIFEITAPLRTGDLPDFLMELTRTLYRRFTYTPGATNVRTTLEQFAGTGRGVCQDYAHAMLGICRSLGIPARYVSGYIYAGANFVGAEASHAWVEAYIPGAGWVGYDPTNNTEVVEAHVKIGHGRDYSDVSPISGSYHGSTRGELDVEVKVYDQQQ, from the coding sequence ATGCGAGCAGAAATCAAGCACGTCACTGAGTACCGTTATCAGGAACCCGTCTGGGATTCCTTCAACGAGGTTCGCCTTCATCCGCAGCGAGATGAGCGCCAGAACGTCCTGGCCTTCAATATTCACGTCACGCCGGATGTTCCAGTTACTTCACACCGCGACTATTTCGGCAACCTCATCCATCATGTTCACGTTCACGAGCGTCATACCCTGCTGCGGATCGAGGCCCATACGCTGGTCGTTACGTATCGGTCCCGCGTTCCAGCGCCGACCAGTGTTCAGAGCCTCGACCCTTTCCGGCGCGAACTGACTGAATACCTGATCGCCTCGCCGCGTATTCCCGAGGCACACTGGGCCGACATCTTCGAGATCACGGCACCGCTGCGAACAGGTGACCTGCCAGATTTTCTGATGGAACTGACGCGGACGCTGTATCGCCGCTTCACCTACACGCCCGGAGCTACCAACGTCAGAACCACGCTGGAACAGTTTGCGGGCACCGGGCGCGGCGTGTGTCAGGATTACGCGCACGCGATGCTGGGTATCTGCCGTTCGCTGGGGATTCCCGCCCGCTATGTCAGCGGCTACATCTATGCCGGAGCCAACTTCGTGGGTGCGGAGGCAAGTCATGCCTGGGTCGAGGCCTATATCCCCGGTGCTGGCTGGGTGGGCTACGACCCGACCAACAATACCGAGGTTGTCGAGGCCCATGTCAAGATCGGGCACGGGCGCGACTACAGCGAC
- a CDS encoding ABC transporter permease, with product MTTAARTPAAAAPVPPFRAFAALFRTELLKLVRNRAFVMPSLLLPVMFFALFALPNLDGHLGGVQAGQYMVVSYAAYSLVSTALFAFGVNIATERASGWMRQLRITPVTPGAYLASKVLAAMLMGLLSVLVLLVFARISGGVSLPASMLGVVLLRLLVGMVPFALLGLTLGLALGPSGAAPTANLINIPLMFASGIFYPLDVAPKFIQSIAPYLPAYHYGQLGWTALGAKDPSNQLTHWAVLGGYALLFLGLSLWAYRRDEARRGG from the coding sequence ATGACCACCGCTGCCCGCACGCCTGCCGCTGCCGCCCCGGTTCCGCCTTTCCGCGCATTTGCGGCCCTGTTCCGCACCGAACTGCTGAAACTCGTTCGCAACCGCGCCTTCGTGATGCCGAGCCTGCTGCTGCCTGTCATGTTCTTCGCGCTGTTCGCGCTGCCCAATCTGGACGGGCATCTGGGCGGCGTGCAGGCCGGGCAGTATATGGTCGTGTCGTATGCGGCGTACTCGCTGGTCAGTACCGCACTGTTCGCCTTCGGGGTGAATATCGCCACCGAGCGGGCGAGCGGCTGGATGCGTCAACTCCGCATCACGCCCGTCACGCCCGGCGCGTATCTGGCGTCGAAGGTGCTGGCCGCCATGCTGATGGGCCTGCTGAGCGTGCTGGTGCTGCTGGTGTTCGCCCGTATCTCTGGCGGGGTCAGCCTTCCGGCGAGCATGCTGGGCGTGGTGCTGCTGCGCCTGCTGGTCGGCATGGTGCCGTTTGCGCTGCTGGGCCTGACGCTGGGGCTGGCATTGGGGCCGAGCGGAGCCGCCCCGACCGCCAACCTGATCAATATTCCGCTGATGTTCGCGTCGGGCATCTTCTATCCGCTGGATGTGGCTCCGAAGTTCATCCAGAGTATCGCGCCGTACCTGCCTGCCTACCACTACGGGCAGCTCGGCTGGACGGCGCTGGGCGCAAAAGACCCGTCGAACCAGCTGACGCACTGGGCGGTGCTGGGTGGTTACGCGCTGCTGTTCCTGGGCCTGAGCCTGTGGGCCTACCGCCGGGACGAAGCGCGGCGCGGGGGCTGA
- a CDS encoding alpha-E domain-containing protein translates to MLSRVAESLFWIGRYVERAENTARMLDVNYYATLEAAGLVSEQWGPLLSITGSEHSFREARGRADARNVPTWLAFDRGNPGSITASIAHARENARGLRDRIPSEMWEALNRAYLNLCSKDEGVLDRDELHEYCVAAREASHLFFGIAFATLPRDEGWQFLRAGQILERGDNTLRLLQVRYRQKAGDLPQVAVHNHRWVAVLKSASAYEAYQKRRHAGLDPRAIAEFLLLDADFPRSVRHAAKNLHETLEQIERTRPEAHALLMREAAWLYARLQHASVDDILADEDPGLDDLLSDFNDLGRQIHQAYFVV, encoded by the coding sequence ATGCTGTCACGGGTTGCCGAATCACTGTTCTGGATCGGGCGCTATGTCGAGCGTGCCGAGAACACCGCCCGCATGCTGGATGTCAATTATTACGCCACGCTGGAAGCTGCCGGACTGGTCAGCGAGCAGTGGGGGCCGCTGCTGTCGATTACGGGCAGCGAGCACAGTTTCCGAGAGGCGCGGGGCCGGGCCGATGCCCGCAACGTGCCGACATGGCTGGCCTTCGACCGGGGAAATCCCGGCAGCATCACGGCGAGCATCGCGCATGCCCGCGAGAACGCCCGTGGCCTGAGAGACCGTATTCCCAGCGAGATGTGGGAAGCGCTCAACCGCGCGTATCTCAATCTGTGCTCCAAAGACGAAGGCGTTCTTGACCGAGATGAGCTGCACGAGTACTGCGTGGCCGCCCGCGAGGCCAGCCATCTCTTTTTCGGCATCGCCTTTGCCACCCTGCCGCGTGACGAGGGCTGGCAGTTTCTGCGGGCCGGGCAGATTCTGGAGCGCGGCGATAACACGCTGCGGCTGCTTCAGGTGCGCTATCGCCAGAAGGCCGGAGACCTGCCGCAGGTCGCCGTTCACAATCACCGCTGGGTGGCGGTGCTCAAGAGTGCCAGTGCCTACGAGGCGTACCAGAAGCGCCGTCACGCGGGCCTCGATCCTCGGGCCATCGCCGAATTTCTGCTGCTCGACGCCGACTTTCCCCGCAGCGTTCGGCACGCCGCCAAGAACCTGCACGAGACGCTGGAACAGATCGAGCGCACCCGCCCAGAAGCGCACGCCCTGCTGATGCGCGAGGCGGCGTGGCTGTATGCCCGGCTTCAGCATGCCAGTGTGGATGACATCCTGGCCGACGAAGATCCGGGACTGGACGATCTGCTCAGCGATTTCAACGATCTTGGCCGCCAGATTCATCAGGCCTATTTCGTGGTGTAA
- a CDS encoding circularly permuted type 2 ATP-grasp protein: MKYMPGNAFFDEMYTQDGESRPHYRGVQAYLDRLGAPEVQRRHALLDLAFRNQGITFTVYGDASGTERTFPFDPVPRIIPASEWKGVERGLTQRVLALNAFLRDIYGPGEILKDGVVPRELVYTSSHFRREVHGIQVPLGLYTHIVGTDLIRDDKGEYLVLEDNLRSPSGVSYLLANRQAMTRIYPGMFEAQGVRPVQHYTSALLELLRSLSPRDRDPTVVLLTPGMYNSAYFEHAYLAQQMGIELVEGRDLFVADGHVWMRTTAGRQQVDVIYRRIDDDFLDPLTFRPDSALGVPGLIEVYRQGRVALANAVGAGVADDKAVYAYVPAMIEYYLNEKPILNNVPTFLGSNPEHLDHMLRNAESMAIKAVGEAGGYGMLIGSASTREQRDEFLEKVKANPRNYIGQPLVALSRHGTFYPDSGKLEPAHVDLRPYILVGKEVTIIPGGLTRVALTRGSLVVNSSQGGGSKDTWVLESDAPPVAPVNQPGASKADKAASEAIASVTAGLVPEGGARKTGKSGRAGKAAGRKISDRAERSGVTVSGARGTASSKKATPARRSAGPAGKVASATKAPPAKSVAAPPKAATKPDAVKKVTGKSAAKGGDK, translated from the coding sequence CTGAAATACATGCCAGGAAATGCTTTCTTTGACGAGATGTATACCCAGGACGGTGAAAGCCGCCCGCACTACCGGGGCGTTCAGGCGTATCTGGACCGACTGGGAGCGCCGGAAGTGCAGCGGCGACACGCGCTGCTCGATCTGGCGTTCAGAAATCAGGGCATCACCTTCACGGTTTACGGCGACGCTTCGGGCACCGAGCGCACCTTTCCCTTCGATCCGGTGCCGCGCATCATTCCGGCGAGCGAGTGGAAAGGCGTCGAGCGTGGACTGACTCAGCGGGTGCTGGCGCTCAACGCCTTTTTGCGCGACATCTATGGTCCCGGCGAGATTCTCAAGGACGGCGTGGTGCCGCGTGAACTGGTGTATACCTCCAGTCACTTCCGGCGCGAGGTTCACGGCATTCAGGTGCCGCTCGGTCTGTATACCCATATCGTCGGCACCGATCTGATCCGTGACGACAAGGGCGAATATCTGGTGCTGGAGGACAATCTGCGTTCGCCCAGCGGCGTCAGTTATCTGCTCGCCAACCGTCAGGCCATGACGCGTATCTACCCCGGCATGTTCGAGGCGCAGGGTGTGCGTCCGGTGCAGCATTACACCAGCGCCCTGCTGGAGCTGCTGCGCTCGCTCAGCCCGCGTGACCGCGACCCCACCGTGGTGCTGCTGACCCCTGGCATGTACAACTCGGCGTACTTCGAGCATGCATATCTGGCACAGCAGATGGGCATCGAGCTTGTCGAGGGCCGTGACCTGTTCGTGGCCGACGGACATGTATGGATGCGGACCACTGCCGGGCGACAGCAGGTCGACGTGATCTACCGCCGCATCGACGACGACTTCCTCGATCCGCTCACTTTCCGCCCCGACAGCGCTCTGGGCGTTCCCGGTCTGATCGAGGTTTACCGTCAGGGCCGGGTGGCCCTTGCCAATGCGGTGGGTGCGGGCGTGGCCGACGACAAGGCGGTGTATGCCTATGTGCCCGCCATGATCGAGTATTACCTGAACGAGAAGCCCATCCTGAACAACGTCCCGACCTTTCTGGGGTCGAATCCCGAGCACCTCGATCACATGCTCAGAAATGCCGAGAGCATGGCGATCAAGGCTGTGGGCGAGGCGGGCGGCTACGGCATGCTGATCGGCTCGGCCTCGACCCGAGAGCAGCGCGATGAGTTCCTGGAGAAGGTCAAGGCCAATCCGCGCAACTACATCGGTCAGCCGCTGGTGGCCCTTTCGCGGCACGGCACCTTCTATCCGGACAGCGGCAAACTCGAACCGGCCCACGTCGATCTGCGGCCTTACATCCTGGTCGGCAAGGAAGTGACCATCATTCCGGGTGGCCTGACACGGGTTGCCCTGACACGCGGGTCGCTGGTGGTCAACAGTTCGCAGGGCGGCGGGTCGAAAGATACCTGGGTACTGGAAAGCGACGCGCCGCCGGTGGCTCCGGTCAACCAGCCGGGTGCGAGCAAGGCCGACAAAGCCGCCTCGGAAGCCATCGCCAGCGTCACGGCGGGTCTGGTTCCCGAGGGCGGGGCACGCAAGACAGGCAAATCGGGCCGCGCTGGTAAAGCGGCTGGCCGCAAAATCAGTGACCGGGCCGAGCGTTCGGGCGTCACGGTGTCGGGGGCCAGAGGGACAGCATCCAGCAAGAAGGCAACGCCCGCCAGACGTTCGGCGGGGCCTGCGGGCAAAGTTGCCAGCGCCACCAAAGCGCCGCCTGCCAAATCTGTGGCTGCACCCCCAAAAGCGGCGACCAAGCCGGACGCGGTGAAAAAGGTGACGGGCAAATCTGCTGCAAAGGGTGGTGACAAGTAA
- a CDS encoding single-stranded DNA-binding protein — MPEPVPGSNVGASSSSILTEFTLSPATVEHLKDTLRASLVGWAAVRVQDERALVLPAPDLDRLYAGLESLLGAAWSLRYAVDQVSPAVVRATLRLGGAGGPEREGLGQGHTLQDARLLALADVCRAYGAAPDQEGQWVEYDPDEGPNTAELEPQQPPSVQGAASGRPLPELVRDPQLERARKHIDDLLEGLKGGGLGKQAAQVLARRGYGNTVEESREVYKELKALQARG, encoded by the coding sequence ATGCCGGAACCCGTGCCTGGCTCCAACGTGGGAGCCTCATCCTCATCCATCCTGACCGAGTTCACGCTCTCTCCGGCGACAGTGGAACACCTGAAAGATACGCTGCGTGCCTCACTGGTCGGCTGGGCTGCCGTGCGGGTGCAGGACGAACGTGCCCTGGTGCTGCCTGCCCCCGACCTGGACCGGCTGTATGCCGGGCTGGAAAGCCTGCTGGGGGCGGCCTGGTCGCTGCGCTACGCCGTCGATCAGGTCAGCCCGGCGGTGGTGCGGGCGACGCTGCGGCTGGGCGGAGCAGGTGGCCCGGAACGCGAGGGGCTGGGCCAGGGGCATACGCTGCAAGATGCCCGGCTGCTGGCTCTGGCCGATGTGTGCCGCGCCTACGGAGCCGCGCCCGATCAGGAAGGCCAGTGGGTCGAGTACGATCCGGACGAAGGCCCCAATACGGCGGAACTGGAACCGCAGCAGCCGCCGAGTGTGCAGGGCGCGGCGTCGGGGCGTCCGCTGCCGGAACTTGTGCGCGATCCGCAGCTGGAGCGTGCCAGAAAGCACATCGACGATCTGCTGGAAGGTCTGAAGGGCGGTGGGCTGGGCAAGCAGGCGGCGCAGGTGCTGGCGCGGCGCGGCTATGGCAACACCGTCGAGGAGAGCCGTGAAGTGTACAAGGAACTCAAGGCTCTTCAGGCGCGGGGCTAG
- a CDS encoding metallophosphoesterase: MRCKFIAIGDVHADFERLWEALRAASCIDAAGMPTMPVLSGLYQVVLIGDLVHPKTEAEYARLIGSDAFDSSDPEQLFLAAREQVKRLERLYAYQRAAPRSVHIILGNHDDAVLHTDYLLGTVGGLSHIEFDASRGGVMLPEHLRAWFQSSLRELRVGGLHFAHVGPLPAMTSYDDLFYADHVHKRWWQDTPEYVQMAGIEFGVYGHTQMKDGIMINRTNGFAMIDALHTREYLEVLVDTGSVEEPLSVRPVPF, encoded by the coding sequence GTGCGCTGTAAATTCATTGCTATCGGCGACGTTCACGCCGATTTCGAGCGGCTGTGGGAAGCGCTGCGGGCCGCGAGCTGCATCGACGCCGCCGGAATGCCCACGATGCCGGTTCTGAGCGGGCTGTATCAGGTGGTCTTGATCGGTGATCTGGTGCATCCCAAGACCGAAGCCGAATACGCCCGCCTGATCGGCAGCGACGCCTTCGATTCCTCCGACCCCGAGCAGCTGTTTCTGGCGGCCCGCGAGCAGGTCAAGCGGCTGGAGCGGCTGTACGCGTATCAGCGGGCGGCTCCCCGTTCGGTCCATATCATTCTGGGCAATCACGATGACGCCGTGCTGCACACCGATTATCTGCTGGGCACGGTGGGCGGTCTGAGCCACATCGAATTCGACGCCTCGCGCGGCGGAGTGATGCTGCCCGAGCATCTACGGGCATGGTTCCAGAGCTCTCTGCGCGAACTGCGGGTCGGTGGGCTGCACTTCGCACACGTAGGGCCGCTGCCAGCCATGACCAGTTACGACGACTTGTTCTATGCCGATCATGTTCACAAGCGCTGGTGGCAGGACACGCCCGAATACGTGCAGATGGCGGGCATCGAATTCGGGGTTTACGGCCATACCCAGATGAAAGACGGCATCATGATCAACCGCACCAACGGCTTTGCCATGATCGACGCGCTGCATACCCGCGAGTATCTGGAAGTGTTGGTCGATACAGGCAGCGTGGAAGAACCGCTCAGCGTTCGGCCCGTTCCGTTCTGA
- a CDS encoding ABC transporter ATP-binding protein, producing MQTSPLSSSVPVAANSSGLPAVIVEDAYKRYGSVQALNGVGLELKRGELTALLGPNGAGKSTLINLMLGLEAPTQGRVSVMGGDPRDPRTRTHLGAMPQDLSLPTTLTVRELLTLYAALYPAPLAVPDVLDLCDLKAQSRQRAGTLSGGQARRLGFGLSIIGDPALLFLDEPTVAMDVQSRQIFWEGVGQMQRQGKTIVLTTHYLEEAERSAARIVLLSAGRIVADGTPQQIKAGVQGATIRFVSDLVLAELQSLPHVQQAAVDDAGRATLRSREPEALLAALFAQSTHIHELEVSRATLEEAFLNLTASSSHTHQEMTA from the coding sequence ATGCAGACCTCTCCCCTTTCCAGTTCAGTGCCAGTGGCAGCGAACAGCAGCGGCCTTCCCGCCGTGATTGTTGAAGACGCGTACAAGCGGTACGGCAGTGTGCAGGCGCTGAACGGCGTCGGGCTGGAGCTGAAGCGCGGCGAGCTGACCGCGCTGCTCGGTCCCAACGGTGCCGGGAAATCGACGCTCATCAACCTGATGCTGGGGCTGGAGGCACCCACCCAGGGCCGTGTGAGCGTGATGGGCGGCGATCCCCGCGACCCGCGCACCCGGACACATCTGGGAGCCATGCCGCAGGATCTGTCGCTGCCCACCACGCTGACTGTGCGCGAGCTGCTGACCCTGTACGCCGCGCTGTATCCCGCGCCGCTGGCCGTGCCGGACGTGCTGGACCTGTGCGACCTGAAGGCGCAGTCTCGGCAGCGGGCCGGGACCCTGTCGGGCGGGCAGGCACGGCGGCTGGGCTTCGGGCTGAGCATCATCGGTGATCCGGCGCTGCTGTTTCTGGACGAGCCGACGGTGGCGATGGACGTGCAGAGCCGCCAGATCTTCTGGGAGGGCGTGGGCCAGATGCAGCGGCAGGGCAAGACCATCGTGCTGACCACGCACTATCTGGAGGAAGCCGAACGCAGCGCCGCCCGCATCGTGCTGCTGAGCGCTGGCCGCATCGTGGCCGACGGCACGCCGCAGCAGATCAAGGCGGGCGTGCAGGGCGCGACGATCCGCTTTGTCAGCGATCTGGTGCTGGCCGAGTTACAGAGCCTGCCCCACGTGCAGCAGGCAGCCGTCGACGATGCAGGCCGCGCCACGCTGCGTTCACGCGAGCCGGAAGCGCTGCTGGCCGCCCTGTTCGCGCAGAGCACCCACATTCACGAACTGGAGGTCAGCCGCGCCACACTGGAAGAGGCGTTCCTGAACCTGACCGCCTCCTCCTCTCACACCCACCAGGAGATGACCGCATGA
- a CDS encoding sensor histidine kinase, translating into MTRPEDRTPPPDDAPARRRMWRIFPLVWLGYLFFPIRAYLSAPHSPWLTALAFMALLAFTGVWITIYTRRIWKRHQALIVLGFAACVLMYTLGLLVVGYDSATFLVYAGALIGYQASLRVGVWGMAIIVAALLTPGWIGTLGTLRPGLGHLGVVDLVQILVLTLVALWGNHAAYRQTISSIRLARVQAEKEKLAADAERERIARDLHDLLGHTLSVIVLKSELARKLAERDPARAIAEIADVERISREALGEVRSAVRGYRGSGLSAELARSKVALDAAGVRLELDAPELNSGGLNLPAAVEYAMEMVLREAVTNIVRHAHARNAAVRVLREGQAFVLEVRDDGSSKSDSPHVEGTGLTSMRERVRATGGDVQVSRRSGTCLRASFPLEVQASAQTGLRQAGA; encoded by the coding sequence GTGACACGCCCTGAAGACCGCACACCGCCCCCCGACGATGCACCGGCCCGCCGCCGCATGTGGCGCATTTTTCCGCTGGTGTGGCTGGGCTACCTGTTCTTCCCCATCCGCGCGTATCTGAGTGCGCCGCATTCTCCCTGGCTGACGGCGCTGGCATTCATGGCGCTGCTGGCCTTCACGGGCGTGTGGATCACCATCTATACCCGGCGCATCTGGAAGCGGCATCAGGCGCTGATCGTGCTGGGCTTCGCGGCCTGCGTGCTGATGTACACGCTGGGGCTGCTGGTGGTCGGCTACGACAGCGCCACTTTTCTGGTGTATGCCGGAGCCTTGATCGGCTATCAGGCGAGTCTGCGGGTAGGTGTGTGGGGCATGGCGATCATCGTGGCCGCGCTGCTGACCCCCGGTTGGATAGGCACTCTGGGCACCCTGCGCCCCGGCCTGGGGCACCTGGGAGTGGTCGATCTGGTGCAGATTCTGGTGCTGACGCTGGTGGCGCTATGGGGCAACCACGCCGCGTATAGGCAGACCATCTCCAGCATCCGGCTGGCCCGCGTTCAGGCCGAGAAAGAGAAGCTGGCCGCCGACGCCGAGCGCGAACGCATCGCCCGCGATCTGCACGACCTGCTGGGCCACACCCTGAGCGTGATCGTGCTGAAGAGCGAACTGGCCCGCAAGCTGGCCGAACGCGACCCGGCGCGGGCCATCGCTGAAATCGCCGATGTCGAGCGCATCTCGCGGGAAGCGCTGGGCGAAGTGCGGAGTGCGGTGCGCGGCTACCGGGGCAGCGGCCTGAGTGCCGAGCTGGCCCGCAGCAAGGTGGCGCTGGATGCGGCGGGCGTGCGCCTGGAACTCGACGCGCCCGAGCTGAACAGCGGCGGCCTGAATCTTCCGGCGGCGGTGGAATACGCGATGGAAATGGTGCTGCGAGAAGCCGTGACCAACATCGTGCGGCACGCCCACGCCCGGAACGCCGCCGTGCGGGTGCTGCGAGAGGGACAGGCGTTCGTGCTGGAAGTGCGCGACGACGGCAGCTCTAAATCAGACAGTCCGCACGTCGAGGGCACCGGCCTGACCAGCATGCGTGAACGGGTACGGGCAACGGGCGGCGACGTGCAGGTCAGTCGCCGCAGCGGAACCTGCCTGCGGGCCAGCTTTCCCCTTGAGGTGCAGGCGAGCGCTCAGACGGGTCTGCGGCAGGCGGGCGCATGA